One window of Nicotiana tomentosiformis chromosome 11, ASM39032v3, whole genome shotgun sequence genomic DNA carries:
- the LOC104098733 gene encoding uncharacterized protein: protein MPEDSCTDRALFGGAISSTFPLRFQDVSNVRQVPDYQEVFVDPARDESLIIELLDLKVDVADSGSATWFLQDLANEQDAEGTTIIEQSAVFEATGLCYRNTPAVISTAVGQMAVSKGRQGREAQNLVKVYLANLRLKEVGTDILVTAYEPLLINPLSESASTVGAGVAVPAAQSGIMPMAEVFKLAVPSFKVHDWSLFGTATRGVE, encoded by the exons ATGCCTGAAGACTCTTGTACTGACCGTGCTCTCTTTGGCGGCGCTATTTCTAGCACTTTCCCTCTCCGTTTCCAG GATGTCAGTAATGTGCGTCAAGTTCCTGATTATCAG GAGGTGTTTGTGGACCCTGCGCGCGATGAGAGTTTGATTATTGAGCTTCTGGATCTGAAGGTGGATGTAGCAGACAGTGGAAGTGCCACCTGGTTTCTTCAAGATCTTGCAAATGAACAAGATGCAGAGGGAACTACG ATCATCGAGCAGTCCGCAGTATTTGAGGCTACTGGATTGTGCTATAGAAACACGCCTGCTGTCATCTCCACTGCTGTTGGTCAAATG GCCGTTTCTAAGGGAAGACAAGGTAGGGAGGCACAGAACTTGGTTAAG GTGTACCTGGCAAACCTTCGCCTTAAGGAAGTTGGGACAGATATTCTCGTGACTGCATATGAGCCTTTATTAATAAA CCCCTTGAGTGAGAGTGCTAGCACAGTCGGAGCTGGCGTAGCTGTACCTGCTGCACAATCTGGAATTATGCCGATGGCTGAGGTTTTTAAACTTGCAGTCCCTAGTTTCAAAGTTCATGATTGGAGCCTCTTTGGTACTGCCACTCGAGGTGTAGAGTGA